In Nostoc sp. GT001, a genomic segment contains:
- the fabD gene encoding ACP S-malonyltransferase, with the protein MTKTAWVFPGQGSQTLGMGMDLLDIPSAKDKLAKAEDILGWSVTEICQTQEEKLSQTLYTQPSLYVVESILADLLRERGHQPDLVAGHSLGEYTALYVAGVFEWSAGLYLVKRRAELMDSAIGGMMAALMNFDREQLEKVISQTPDVVIANDNSSAQVVISGTTEAVQAVMTQVKAKRAVPLKVSGAFHSHLIAPAAAEFQDILESVEFQPAIVPVVSNVEPIPSIDAEILKQRLNKQMTGSVRWREICLQLPANGIERVIEIGPGKVLTGLIKRNSPDLILQNIQSATDLPV; encoded by the coding sequence ATGACAAAAACTGCATGGGTGTTTCCCGGACAAGGTTCCCAAACGCTGGGAATGGGAATGGATTTACTAGATATACCGTCCGCTAAAGACAAGCTTGCCAAAGCTGAGGATATTTTGGGTTGGTCTGTAACTGAAATTTGTCAAACTCAAGAAGAGAAGTTATCACAGACACTGTATACTCAGCCAAGTCTTTATGTAGTTGAAAGCATTCTTGCCGACCTGCTTCGAGAACGAGGACATCAGCCCGATTTAGTTGCTGGTCACAGTTTGGGAGAATATACTGCTCTTTATGTAGCGGGTGTCTTTGAGTGGTCGGCTGGTTTATATCTGGTGAAGCGTCGTGCAGAACTCATGGATAGTGCCATCGGTGGGATGATGGCAGCTTTGATGAACTTTGACCGCGAACAGTTAGAAAAAGTCATTTCCCAAACGCCTGATGTGGTAATAGCAAATGATAATAGTTCGGCTCAGGTGGTAATTTCAGGCACGACTGAGGCTGTACAAGCGGTGATGACTCAAGTTAAAGCAAAGCGTGCAGTTCCCCTAAAAGTTTCTGGAGCATTTCATTCACATTTAATAGCACCAGCAGCTGCGGAATTTCAAGACATTTTAGAATCTGTGGAATTTCAACCCGCGATTGTACCAGTAGTGTCTAATGTCGAACCAATTCCGTCCATTGATGCTGAGATTTTAAAGCAACGCCTGAACAAACAAATGACTGGTTCTGTAAGATGGCGAGAAATTTGTCTGCAATTACCAGCTAACGGTATCGAGCGAGTAATAGAAATTGGCCCTGGTAAAGTGTTAACTGGCTTGATTAAACGTAATAGCCCTGATTTGATTTTACAAAATATCCAGAGTGCTACTGATTTACCTGTTTAA
- a CDS encoding ATP-binding sensor histidine kinase, translated as MLNTIVSIPGYRISEKLYNGSRTVVYRGYRETDSLPVVIKLLKNPYPSFSELLSFRNQYTIAKNINSSLIIQTYNLEPYQNGYALVMEDFGGISLKDYFTSYQMRHITFLQEFLQIAIALCNTLDILYRERIIHKDIKPANILINPETKQVKLIDFSIASLLPRETQTLISPNVLEGTLSYLSPEQTGRMNRGIDYRTDFYALGVTFYELLTGRLPFKSNDPMELLHCHIAKDPEKIKSEEIPQVISDIVIKLMMKNAEDRYQSALGLKFDLEKCLHQLKSTGRIDNFTIAQSDVCDRFIIPDKLYGREAEIAALLEAFERASKGATEMILVAGTSGIGKTAVVNEIHKPIVRQRGYFIKGKYDQFQRNVPFIAFVQAFRNLMGQLLTESTSQIQQWKIKILEAVGENGQVIIEVIPELEKIIGKQTPAIELSGSASQNRFNLLFQKFSQVFTSVEHPLVIFLDDLQWADLASLKLMQLLMADTKYLLLIGAYRDHEVNPVHPLMLTVNEMQKTAATINTITLALLSQGDVNQLIAATLKCSDNLALPISQIVYQKSSGNPFFCTQFLKSLYQDGLITFNLTEGYWQCDISQINQQAVTNDVVEFMVLQLRKLSQATQDALKLAACIGNQFDLKTLAVVLEQSQAETATNLWNALHEGLILPTSEVYKFYLSEGSQAIAEENSEIVNYKFLHDSVQEAAYSLIPEEQKKATHLQIGKLLLQNTSEIQKEEKLFEIVNQLNIAFILIIDPIEREQLLKLNLKAGRKAQLATAYTLAVEYLTIGLELLPDESWYSQYELTLLLYQSITEVLCLSGDFERMESYATVVIQQAKTLLEQIPIYNVKIQAYMAQAQHKNALQTALTVLQSIGVELPQQVNQTDIESELEQTKCLLADKPAMDLLELPKMTDVNILAAMQILSSIMSAAYQANPPLFRVIIFKQVQLSILYGNAPESTYAYASYGLILCGVLGEIDTGYQFGEMALLLLERLNAFKVKSKTLFAVNCFIRHWKSPVKETLNPLLQAYTSGLETGDIEYAVMSAYVFGRYAYLSGHGLEELSQAMGNYGTIMHQFKQTTYFNFNSIYYQSVLNLLGMSDNPCFLVGEIYDEVAMLPLHQAANQTSIICQLHFCKLLLCYLFGKYQEALKNADIVEKYLISVTGLVLIPIFYFYESLTNLALYKDCSITEQKLIIERVAEAHKKLKKWAEGAPQNYAHKCNLLEAESFRILGQKIEAIELYDRAISLAKENGYIQEEALSNELAAKFYLDWGKEKIAQVYIQEAYYCYARWGAKAKVNHLEKTYPQLLQPILQHQRINLNPLETIAFRSTTSSSSTGSTSIADVLDFTSVFKAAQAISSSLKSDQLIASLTRIILENSGAKKAVLILPQEDDTWEVRAITFIEHEEIQTILNPQPLDNCQDIPVKIINYVKNTQQTIVIDNCKTDIPGIIGKYMLEHQPQSVLCVPIINQGYLLGILYLENSLTQGVFTNDRLSVINLLSSQAAISLENARLYQQAGIALQDLQQAQLQVVQSEKMSALGNLVAGVAHEMNNPLGFIAASLQQAKPTIADIVEHLKLYQGSVPNPSDKIKDHAEDIDLDYSLSDLPKIIDSMTMACDRLRNISTSLRTFSRADKDYKVPFNIHEGIDSTILILKHRLKANEERPEIDVITDYGNLPQVKCFPGQLNQVFMNILANAIDALDESNSGQTFEEIKKNPNRITIKTLVENKGVKIAIADNGQGIDEKVQEKIFDHLFTTKGVGKGTGLGLAIARQIVVEKHGGVIKVDSTPGKGTEFVIQLPM; from the coding sequence ATGCTTAACACTATTGTCAGTATTCCTGGATATCGCATCAGTGAAAAACTCTACAACGGTTCTCGAACCGTGGTTTATCGCGGTTATCGAGAAACTGACTCATTACCTGTAGTGATTAAATTGCTCAAAAATCCTTATCCGAGTTTCAGCGAACTCTTATCGTTTCGTAATCAGTACACCATAGCCAAAAATATCAACTCATCTCTAATCATTCAAACCTACAACTTGGAACCGTATCAAAATGGCTATGCGTTGGTGATGGAAGATTTTGGCGGGATTTCTCTTAAAGATTATTTTACCTCTTACCAGATGCGACATATCACTTTTCTACAAGAGTTTTTACAGATAGCGATCGCACTGTGCAATACCTTAGATATACTCTACCGCGAACGGATTATTCATAAAGATATCAAACCCGCCAATATTTTAATTAACCCTGAAACCAAACAAGTTAAATTAATTGACTTTAGTATTGCATCTCTGCTACCACGAGAAACCCAAACGCTGATCAGTCCAAATGTATTAGAAGGGACACTCAGTTATTTATCACCAGAACAAACAGGCAGAATGAATCGCGGGATTGACTATCGAACTGATTTTTATGCTCTAGGTGTAACTTTTTACGAATTACTAACTGGAAGATTACCATTTAAATCAAACGATCCAATGGAGTTGCTACATTGTCATATTGCAAAAGATCCAGAGAAAATCAAAAGTGAAGAAATTCCACAAGTGATTTCAGATATTGTCATAAAATTGATGATGAAAAATGCTGAAGATCGCTATCAGAGTGCATTAGGATTAAAATTTGATTTAGAAAAATGTTTACATCAGCTAAAATCAACTGGCAGAATTGACAACTTTACAATTGCCCAAAGTGATGTGTGCGATCGCTTTATTATTCCCGATAAACTCTATGGACGAGAAGCCGAAATAGCCGCCCTCCTTGAAGCCTTTGAAAGAGCTAGCAAAGGTGCAACTGAAATGATTCTGGTAGCTGGTACTTCAGGTATTGGTAAAACTGCCGTTGTTAACGAAATTCATAAACCGATTGTGCGCCAACGCGGTTATTTTATCAAAGGTAAATATGACCAATTTCAACGGAATGTTCCCTTTATCGCTTTTGTACAAGCATTCCGAAATTTAATGGGTCAATTATTAACAGAAAGCACTTCTCAAATTCAGCAATGGAAAATTAAAATTTTAGAAGCTGTAGGTGAAAATGGACAAGTAATTATTGAAGTTATTCCCGAATTAGAAAAAATTATTGGTAAACAAACACCAGCCATAGAATTATCAGGAAGCGCATCACAAAATAGATTTAATTTATTATTTCAAAAATTTTCTCAAGTTTTCACTAGCGTTGAACATCCATTAGTAATATTTTTAGATGATTTGCAGTGGGCTGATTTGGCATCACTGAAATTAATGCAGTTATTAATGGCTGATACCAAGTATCTTTTATTAATTGGTGCTTATCGAGATCATGAAGTCAATCCAGTGCATCCGTTGATGTTGACTGTTAATGAGATGCAAAAAACAGCAGCAACTATTAACACAATTACTTTAGCATTATTAAGTCAAGGAGATGTGAATCAATTAATTGCTGCAACGCTTAAATGTTCAGATAATTTAGCGTTACCAATTTCACAAATAGTCTATCAAAAAAGTTCTGGAAATCCATTTTTTTGTACTCAATTTCTTAAATCATTATATCAGGATGGGCTAATTACATTTAACTTGACAGAGGGCTACTGGCAATGTGATATTAGCCAAATTAATCAACAAGCAGTCACAAATGATGTAGTTGAATTCATGGTATTGCAATTGAGAAAGCTATCACAAGCCACTCAAGATGCTTTGAAATTAGCTGCTTGTATTGGAAATCAGTTTGATTTGAAAACATTGGCAGTTGTTTTAGAACAATCGCAAGCAGAAACGGCAACTAATTTGTGGAATGCATTGCATGAGGGTTTAATTTTACCTACTAGCGAGGTCTATAAATTTTATCTTAGTGAGGGAAGTCAAGCGATTGCTGAAGAAAATTCGGAAATTGTTAACTATAAATTTTTACATGATAGCGTCCAAGAAGCTGCATACTCTCTTATCCCTGAAGAACAGAAAAAAGCTACCCATTTACAAATAGGTAAGCTATTACTTCAAAACACATCTGAAATCCAAAAAGAAGAAAAACTTTTTGAAATTGTTAATCAGCTAAATATTGCATTCATACTGATTATTGATCCAATTGAACGAGAACAACTCCTCAAATTGAATTTAAAAGCAGGTAGAAAAGCACAATTGGCAACTGCTTATACATTAGCAGTTGAATATTTAACAATAGGTTTAGAACTTTTACCTGATGAGAGTTGGTACAGCCAGTATGAACTAACACTATTACTATATCAATCCATTACAGAAGTACTTTGTCTGAGTGGTGACTTTGAACGCATGGAAAGCTATGCAACTGTAGTTATACAACAAGCAAAAACTCTCCTCGAACAAATTCCTATCTACAATGTCAAAATTCAAGCTTACATGGCACAGGCACAGCACAAGAATGCTTTGCAAACTGCACTAACTGTTCTTCAATCAATAGGGGTGGAACTGCCTCAACAAGTCAATCAAACTGATATTGAGTCTGAACTGGAACAAACAAAATGTCTTTTGGCAGATAAACCAGCGATGGATTTACTAGAACTGCCAAAAATGACGGATGTGAATATTCTGGCAGCAATGCAAATTTTGTCAAGTATTATGTCAGCAGCTTACCAAGCAAATCCCCCATTGTTTCGAGTAATTATCTTTAAACAAGTTCAACTATCAATCCTCTATGGTAATGCTCCAGAATCTACCTATGCTTATGCTAGCTATGGACTTATACTCTGCGGTGTTCTCGGAGAAATTGATACAGGATATCAATTTGGGGAAATGGCATTACTGTTACTTGAACGTTTAAATGCTTTCAAAGTTAAATCAAAAACTCTATTTGCAGTAAATTGTTTTATTCGACATTGGAAATCGCCTGTTAAAGAAACTTTAAATCCTCTTTTGCAAGCCTATACAAGTGGTTTAGAAACTGGAGATATTGAATATGCTGTAATGTCTGCCTATGTTTTTGGCAGATATGCCTATTTGAGTGGTCATGGTTTAGAGGAATTATCCCAAGCTATGGGAAACTATGGCACAATTATGCACCAGTTTAAGCAAACTACCTATTTTAATTTTAATAGTATCTATTATCAATCAGTTTTGAATTTGTTGGGAATGTCAGATAATCCTTGTTTTTTAGTTGGCGAGATTTATGATGAAGTCGCAATGTTGCCTCTGCATCAAGCTGCCAATCAAACTAGTATTATTTGTCAGCTTCATTTTTGTAAACTGCTTTTATGTTATCTCTTTGGTAAGTATCAAGAAGCACTAAAAAATGCTGATATTGTCGAGAAATATTTAATCAGCGTGACTGGATTAGTGCTAATCCCAATATTTTATTTTTATGAATCTTTGACTAATTTAGCTTTATATAAAGACTGCTCAATAACTGAGCAAAAATTAATTATTGAGCGAGTAGCAGAAGCTCATAAAAAACTCAAAAAATGGGCAGAGGGTGCGCCGCAGAATTATGCTCACAAATGCAACTTGCTAGAAGCTGAAAGCTTTCGGATATTAGGACAAAAAATCGAAGCAATAGAATTGTACGATCGCGCCATATCTCTTGCCAAAGAAAACGGCTACATTCAAGAAGAAGCACTTAGCAACGAACTAGCAGCCAAATTCTACCTCGACTGGGGTAAAGAAAAAATCGCCCAAGTCTATATACAAGAAGCATACTACTGCTACGCCCGTTGGGGAGCAAAAGCCAAAGTTAATCACCTAGAAAAAACTTATCCCCAATTACTGCAACCCATCTTGCAACACCAACGAATCAATCTCAATCCCTTAGAAACCATTGCTTTTCGTAGTACCACCTCATCTTCTAGTACTGGCAGCACTAGTATTGCTGATGTTCTGGATTTTACCTCTGTTTTCAAAGCTGCTCAAGCTATTTCCAGTTCTCTAAAATCAGATCAACTCATTGCCAGCCTCACTCGCATTATCCTAGAAAACTCTGGCGCGAAAAAAGCTGTACTCATTCTTCCCCAAGAGGACGACACTTGGGAAGTTAGAGCAATTACCTTTATTGAGCATGAGGAAATACAAACTATCCTCAACCCACAACCGCTAGATAATTGTCAAGATATTCCTGTAAAAATTATCAATTATGTCAAAAATACTCAACAAACAATTGTTATAGACAATTGTAAAACAGATATTCCTGGGATAATTGGGAAATATATGTTGGAACATCAACCCCAGAGTGTGTTGTGTGTCCCGATTATTAATCAAGGATATTTGCTAGGTATTCTATATTTAGAAAATAGCTTGACTCAAGGAGTTTTTACTAACGATCGCCTCAGCGTCATTAATCTTCTTTCATCTCAAGCTGCAATATCTCTAGAGAATGCTCGACTTTACCAACAAGCAGGAATTGCATTACAAGACTTACAACAAGCACAATTACAAGTTGTTCAAAGCGAAAAAATGTCTGCATTAGGTAATTTGGTTGCTGGGGTAGCCCATGAAATGAATAATCCTTTGGGCTTTATTGCTGCCAGTCTCCAACAAGCTAAACCCACTATTGCAGATATTGTTGAACACTTAAAACTTTATCAAGGAAGTGTACCCAATCCCAGCGATAAAATCAAAGACCATGCCGAAGATATTGACTTGGATTATAGTTTATCAGACTTACCCAAGATAATTGATTCTATGACAATGGCGTGCGATCGCCTCCGCAACATCAGCACCAGTCTTCGCACTTTCTCTCGTGCTGATAAAGATTACAAAGTGCCTTTTAATATTCACGAAGGTATCGACAGCACGATTTTAATTCTCAAACATCGTCTGAAAGCTAATGAAGAACGTCCAGAAATTGATGTGATCACTGATTACGGTAATTTGCCCCAGGTTAAATGTTTTCCTGGGCAATTAAATCAGGTATTTATGAATATTCTGGCAAATGCCATTGATGCGCTAGATGAATCAAATAGCGGACAGACTTTTGAGGAGATTAAGAAAAATCCCAACCGAATTACAATTAAAACCTTAGTAGAAAATAAAGGGGTGAAAATTGCGATCGCAGATAATGGTCAGGGAATAGATGAAAAAGTGCAAGAAAAGATATTTGACCACTTATTTACTACAAAAGGCGTGGGTAAAGGTACGGGGTTAGGATTAGCGATCGCTCGTCAAATCGTTGTAGAAAAACATGGCGGAGTAATTAAGGTAGATTCTACACCAGGCAAAGGTACTGAATTTGTGATCCAGCTACCGATGTAG
- a CDS encoding lysophospholipid acyltransferase family protein, with translation MDKNREPLISLALYHAFKWSVVSPMLHAYFRGQIHGAENVPKSGPLLVVSNHASYFDPPIVSNCVRRPVAYMAKEELFNIPVLAQAIKLYGAYPVSRGNADRNAIRSALEYLNKGWAVGVFLQGTRTPDGRITDPKRGALLLAAKAKAPILPVSVWGTEKILQKGSSLPRAVPITVRIGNLIDAPSSSNKEELEALTQKCATVINEMHDLGR, from the coding sequence GTGGACAAAAACCGCGAACCGTTGATCAGTCTGGCACTTTACCACGCCTTTAAATGGTCAGTCGTCAGCCCCATGCTTCACGCTTACTTTCGGGGCCAGATTCATGGTGCGGAAAATGTCCCCAAATCAGGGCCGTTATTAGTAGTGAGTAATCACGCTAGTTACTTTGACCCGCCGATTGTCTCTAATTGTGTACGTCGTCCAGTGGCGTATATGGCTAAGGAAGAGTTATTTAATATCCCCGTTTTGGCGCAAGCGATTAAATTGTATGGCGCTTACCCAGTCAGTCGCGGAAATGCCGATCGCAATGCCATCCGTTCTGCCCTAGAATATCTCAATAAAGGTTGGGCTGTTGGTGTTTTCTTGCAAGGTACTCGCACCCCAGATGGTCGAATTACAGACCCCAAAAGAGGCGCACTGCTGCTAGCGGCGAAAGCAAAAGCCCCAATATTACCAGTAAGTGTCTGGGGTACTGAGAAGATTTTACAAAAAGGCTCGTCCCTACCCCGTGCAGTTCCCATCACTGTCAGAATTGGTAACTTGATTGATGCTCCCAGTTCCAGTAATAAAGAAGAGTTGGAAGCGTTGACACAAAAGTGTGCCACAGTAATTAACGAAATGCATGATTTAGGACGATGA
- a CDS encoding AI-2E family transporter — protein MSGFEAKNFWERLNNLALVRFLLLVASGWAIVQLLAYFEAVIVIFTFAAILAFLLSYPVQGLRRFLPHGVAVSLVFLLSIVIIGGLIITVGLTVLSQGQQLIDSITAFLNSLVPLLERIEGILRSRNLQIDLSFIEEQLRNQAVSSLVTSLAILQGFMTNFVTFVLIAVVAFFMLLDGDKLWNFILKIVPKHRRNRFTIIIRKSFLGFFRGQLLLSAFLTSTTFVVFLILQVPFALILSIIVGVLDIIPGIGATLGVSTITLFVLSQGVWLALKVLIACIILQQIQDNLIAPRIMQGALNLNPVVVFFALLVGAKVAGLLGVFISIPIAGVIVSLFEIDEMKSEV, from the coding sequence ATGAGCGGCTTTGAAGCCAAGAATTTTTGGGAGCGATTAAATAATCTAGCATTAGTTAGATTTTTGCTTTTAGTTGCTTCTGGCTGGGCAATTGTACAGCTTTTAGCTTATTTTGAAGCAGTCATTGTTATTTTCACATTCGCTGCAATTTTGGCCTTTTTACTCAGCTATCCCGTACAAGGGCTGCGGCGTTTTTTACCCCACGGTGTAGCTGTTAGTCTTGTTTTCTTGCTCAGTATTGTGATTATAGGCGGTCTGATAATTACCGTGGGCTTAACGGTTTTATCTCAAGGACAACAATTAATTGATAGTATCACTGCATTTTTGAATTCTTTAGTACCTTTGTTAGAGCGAATAGAAGGAATTTTGCGAAGCCGGAATTTACAGATAGATTTAAGTTTTATTGAAGAACAACTGCGGAACCAAGCTGTCTCAAGTCTTGTGACTAGTTTAGCTATTCTACAAGGGTTTATGACTAACTTTGTGACTTTTGTATTAATTGCAGTTGTGGCTTTCTTCATGTTATTAGATGGAGACAAGCTGTGGAACTTTATTTTAAAAATTGTACCTAAACATCGCCGCAATAGATTTACAATTATAATCAGAAAGTCATTTTTAGGATTTTTTAGAGGTCAGTTATTATTAAGTGCATTTCTCACAAGTACGACTTTCGTCGTTTTCTTAATATTACAAGTACCTTTTGCTTTAATATTGTCAATAATAGTTGGAGTTCTTGATATCATTCCTGGCATAGGAGCAACATTAGGAGTAAGCACAATTACTCTATTTGTGTTGTCTCAAGGTGTTTGGTTAGCATTGAAAGTATTGATAGCTTGTATTATCCTCCAGCAGATACAAGACAACTTGATTGCGCCCCGAATTATGCAAGGTGCGCTGAATCTTAATCCTGTAGTGGTGTTTTTTGCTTTGCTAGTAGGCGCTAAAGTAGCAGGTTTACTAGGAGTTTTTATATCTATTCCCATTGCTGGAGTAATTGTATCTTTATTTGAAATTGATGAGATGAAGTCAGAGGTTTAG
- a CDS encoding beta-ketoacyl-ACP synthase 3, which translates to MQNLGVAITGSGSAVPATSLHNDTLSELVETSDEWIATRTGIRQRRLALPSESLSVLATAASTQAIAAAGIKPEDLDLILLATSTPDDLFGSACQVQAKLGATNAVAFDLTAACSGFVFGLVTAAQYIRTGVYRNVLLIGADILSRWVDWEDRRTCVLFGDGAGAVVLQAAKSDRLLGFALKSDGTQNHYLNLAYAGTSQELVTDVNITKGTYQPITMNGKEVYRFAVQKVPEIIDKALFQANISVDKIDWLILHQANQRIIDAVAQRLNIPEHKVISNLAQYGNTSAASIPLALDEAVRQGKIKPNDIVATSGFGAGLTWGAAIFQWGR; encoded by the coding sequence CAATCACCGGAAGCGGCTCGGCAGTACCAGCAACTTCCCTACACAACGATACATTGAGTGAACTAGTTGAAACATCAGATGAGTGGATTGCCACAAGAACGGGAATTCGTCAACGACGATTAGCATTGCCTTCTGAGTCCTTGAGTGTACTCGCTACTGCCGCCAGTACTCAGGCGATCGCAGCTGCGGGAATTAAACCAGAAGACCTAGACCTGATTCTGCTAGCGACTTCCACCCCTGATGATTTATTTGGTAGTGCTTGTCAAGTACAGGCTAAATTGGGAGCCACCAACGCAGTAGCTTTTGACTTGACCGCTGCCTGCTCCGGCTTTGTGTTTGGTTTGGTTACAGCAGCCCAATACATTAGAACTGGTGTCTATAGAAATGTACTATTGATCGGGGCAGATATACTCTCTCGCTGGGTAGATTGGGAAGATCGCCGGACTTGTGTATTGTTTGGTGACGGTGCTGGAGCAGTGGTGTTACAAGCTGCCAAAAGCGATCGCTTATTAGGATTTGCACTTAAAAGTGATGGTACTCAAAACCATTACCTCAACCTTGCTTATGCAGGAACCTCCCAAGAACTGGTGACTGATGTAAATATCACCAAAGGCACTTACCAACCAATTACGATGAACGGCAAAGAAGTTTACCGCTTTGCTGTGCAAAAAGTGCCAGAAATAATTGATAAAGCGTTGTTTCAAGCTAACATCAGCGTCGATAAAATAGATTGGCTGATATTGCATCAAGCCAATCAGCGGATTATCGATGCTGTTGCCCAACGCCTGAATATCCCAGAACATAAAGTTATCAGTAATCTCGCCCAGTACGGCAATACCTCAGCTGCTTCCATCCCCTTAGCTTTAGATGAAGCGGTACGACAAGGTAAAATTAAACCCAATGACATCGTTGCGACATCCGGCTTTGGTGCCGGTCTTACTTGGGGCGCGGCAATCTTTCAATGGGGAAGGTGA
- a CDS encoding DUF2288 domain-containing protein, which produces MSDLRAELTEILDEAEWEWLIPHVQRDAVILVALELDLVDVGVAIASDNIPSVEQWIDKQLITKPTTVQVGEWNGDRSKRFNTLIVQPYVLAQEIVAA; this is translated from the coding sequence ATGTCGGATTTAAGAGCGGAATTAACAGAAATTTTGGATGAGGCAGAGTGGGAATGGTTAATTCCTCATGTACAACGAGATGCAGTAATTTTGGTGGCACTTGAGCTAGATTTGGTGGATGTTGGAGTAGCGATCGCCAGTGATAACATTCCATCAGTGGAACAGTGGATTGATAAACAATTGATTACCAAACCCACAACAGTACAAGTGGGAGAATGGAATGGCGATCGCAGTAAGCGATTTAATACTCTCATCGTTCAACCTTACGTTCTAGCCCAAGAAATAGTTGCTGCCTAA